DNA sequence from the Selenomonas timonae genome:
TGATGCGCTTCGTTACGCCCGTGTAGTTCATGAACACGCCCGCGCAGACGAAGAACGGAATCGCGAGCAGCGGGATGCTCTCCGTGCCCGCGATCACGCGCTGGACGAAGATCGTGCCTGGCAGATTCGGCACCATGAGGAAGTACGTCACGCCACCCGCGAGGACGGAGACGAAGACGGGAACTTTGAGAAAGAGCAGTACGAGCAGCACGGCTGCCGAAAGCATGACTGTGCCTTCCATCAGTGTGCCTCCTTTCCTTTTTTCAAAATGATACGCGTGTAATTATACATCATCAGGAGGCAGCCGATGGGCACAACGATGTAGATCGCCGCATAGGGGATGCCGAGGATGTTCGTCGTGCGCCCCATCGCGACCATCGAGAGTACGATCTGCGTGCCGTAGTAAAGGAAGAATGTAAAGATGATCATCGAGACAGCGTAGCCGCCCAGCTCGACATAGCGTGCGACCCGCTCTGGCATGCGCTCCACGAGCAGTTCGATCGCGACGTGGCTGCCCGAGCGAAACGCGGCGCCGACGCCGAGGAATGTGATCCAGACGAAGCACGCCAGCTGGAATTCCTCTCCCCACGCGAACGGCATCTTCAGAAAGTAGCGCGTAAAGACGCCGACGAATGTCACGAGGACAAGCACCGAGAGCGCGATCCCTGCGATGACATAGTCCAGATTCTCGAGAATCCCCAGCTCCTTGTCTTTCGCTTCCATATAATCTCTCCTTTTCCCATAAAATATTTCTGATGAAAAAGCGCGCCGCCGAGGCGGCGCGTCCTTGCAGATCGGAATCGCTTACTTCATCGCAGCCTTGACCGTGTCATAGAGGCCGTTCGACCAGCCGAAGTCGGGCAGCGTGTAGAACTTCTGCGACGCATTGCGGAATCCCGCGAGCACCGTATCGGAGGGCTCGACGATTGTCACGCCCTCACTGCGGAACTTCTCGAGCACTTCCTTCTCGGAGGCTGCCTGCTGCTCGTTGTTGTAGAGACCCGCCTCCTCGCACGTCTCGACGAGGAGCTTCTGCTGCTCGGGCGTCAGACTGTTGAAGAACTGTGCGCCGCAGACGAGCGTCGTGAAATTCTTGACGTGACCGTCGAGGATGAGATACTTTGCGACCTCCTGGAACTTGCCGTTGTAGAGCACGGGCAGCGGATTCTCCACGCCGTCGATCGTGCCCTGCTGGAGAGCGGTATAGGTGTCGCCAAGCGGCATCGGCGTCGGCACCGCGCCGAGCACCTCAAAGCCCTTGACTTGGATGCCGTTGTTTGGGACGCGGATCTTCAGACCCTTCAGATCCTCGACGGTGTTCACGGGCTTCGTCGTCAGCGTGTGGCGCGCGCCGTAGACCCAGTTCGAGCCGAGGAGCTTCAGCCCCTTGCCCTCGAGCTCCTTGCTCTTGTCTGCGTACCACTGGCTCTTGACGAGCTTCCAGCACTCGTCCCAGTTGTCAAAGAGGAACGGGCCGAAGACGATGCCGAAATCCTTCACGCCGCGATCCGCGTAGAACGCGCCGTCCGCGAGCGTCACGACCGGCTGACCTGCGATCATCTGGTCGATGAGATCGTTCTTGCTGCCAAGCTGGCTCGACGGATAGGTCTCGATCGTCATCGTGCCGTTCGACTTCTGCTCGAGCAGCTCCTTCCACTTGTTCACGCCCTTGTCAAACGGCTCGCCGGGGTTGTTCTCGTAGCCCACCTGAATGACGACCTTGCCGTCCTTCGATGCCGACTGCTGACCGCCGCAGCCCGCGAGCAGGGTGATCGCGAGGACTGTGCTCAAGAGTCCGAATAGAATACGTTTCATGATGATAGTTCCTCCTTTGATTTTGCCCGATCTGAAACATTGCTGCTTCTGCCTATAGTATAGAGCAAGTTCCGTGCCAACCTTGCTGGCATCCTAACTCAAATTTATCATAAAATAAAAATATCGCATCATGACGCCTGTTTGCGGCTGGAAAAAATTTCTGCATCGGACGAAAAATCACATCGCTCGGCGAAGTATTTCAAATGGAAAAGGAGAGATATTTCATTTTGTAAAACCATGCTTTTCTTGATGAAATGAATCGATGATTTATTCGTTTTTGAAATAGAGAATTGATATCTTTTTAGAGAGGCTCTATAACTGAATTGTACTTTATTTTACGGCAGCTGTAAAATGTGGTACAGAAATGCATGTATACATGGACTTTCATCCTTTATCATGGTAGAATACCCGCATATTTTCATTTTTAGAGAAATGAAAATGAACTAATTAGGGGGTATCTACATGGAATCATTTCTTCCCATGCTGAACGCCATTGACTCGTTTCTCTGGGGCGTTCCGCTCATCACGCTGCTCGTGGGGACGGGCATCCTCCTCACCGTGCGCCTCTCGCTGATCCAGGTGGTGCACCTGCCGCGCGCGCTCGGGCTGATCCTCAAGGCAAAGAATCGCGGCGCGGGCGACATCTCGAGCTTCAAGGCGCTCTGCGTCGCG
Encoded proteins:
- a CDS encoding TRAP transporter small permease, which gives rise to MEAKDKELGILENLDYVIAGIALSVLVLVTFVGVFTRYFLKMPFAWGEEFQLACFVWITFLGVGAAFRSGSHVAIELLVERMPERVARYVELGGYAVSMIIFTFFLYYGTQIVLSMVAMGRTTNILGIPYAAIYIVVPIGCLLMMYNYTRIILKKGKEAH
- a CDS encoding C4-dicarboxylate TRAP transporter substrate-binding protein, with amino-acid sequence MKRILFGLLSTVLAITLLAGCGGQQSASKDGKVVIQVGYENNPGEPFDKGVNKWKELLEQKSNGTMTIETYPSSQLGSKNDLIDQMIAGQPVVTLADGAFYADRGVKDFGIVFGPFLFDNWDECWKLVKSQWYADKSKELEGKGLKLLGSNWVYGARHTLTTKPVNTVEDLKGLKIRVPNNGIQVKGFEVLGAVPTPMPLGDTYTALQQGTIDGVENPLPVLYNGKFQEVAKYLILDGHVKNFTTLVCGAQFFNSLTPEQQKLLVETCEEAGLYNNEQQAASEKEVLEKFRSEGVTIVEPSDTVLAGFRNASQKFYTLPDFGWSNGLYDTVKAAMK